Proteins from a genomic interval of Medicago truncatula cultivar Jemalong A17 chromosome 3, MtrunA17r5.0-ANR, whole genome shotgun sequence:
- the LOC25490185 gene encoding protein ESSENTIAL FOR POTEXVIRUS ACCUMULATION 1 isoform X1: MDSCRLVEYEWRICMWNLLHAKRSRKKSTKSKGSGSKISKPVASGETPISSSPIEKGKSSRSVQQEKEQLPTIPSGPSLGDFVLWRGEPTSPSPSPAWTIDSGKVHKPLSLRDILKEQEQFTTPQKSQPAKSAQSSGPSRTISTPSKVASSSHINSQAFHSIYKGDDDMFSGAIEQSKLETMQYKFPRILLEAIKIRSRDVSD, encoded by the exons ATGGACAGTTGCAGGTTGGTGGAATACGAATGGAGAATTTGCATGTGGAACCTTCTCC ACGCTAAAAGGAGCCGGAAAAAATCTACAAAATCAAAGGGTTCAGGGTCTAAGATTTCAAAGCCAGTTGCTTCTGGTGAAACACCAATAAGTTCAAGTCCCATTGAAAAGGGAAAAAGCTCTCGCTCTGTGCAGCAGGAGAAAGAACAACTGCCTACTATACCTTCAGGACCCTCTCTGGGAGATTTTGTTCTTTGGAGGGGAGAACCAACAAGCCCATCTCCTTCTCCAGCTTGGACAATTGATTCTGGTAAGGTTCATAAACCACTGTCATTAAGGGACATTCTAAAGGAACAGGAGCAATTTACTACCCCTCAGAAATCACAGCCTGCCAAATCCGCTCAGAGTAGTGGTCCTTCACGGACAATTTCAACTCCATCAAAAGTTGCATCTTCTAGCCACATAAACTCCCAAGCTTTTCATTCAATATACAAAGGGGATGATGACATGTTTTCGGGTGCAATTGAGCAATCTAAGCTAGAAACTATGCA ATACAAGTTTCCTCGAATTTTGCTTGAAGCAATCAAGATCCGAAGCAGAGATGTTTCTGATTGA
- the LOC25490185 gene encoding protein ESSENTIAL FOR POTEXVIRUS ACCUMULATION 1 isoform X2: protein MDSCRLVEYEWRICMWNLLHAKRSRKKSTKSKGSGSKISKPVASGETPISSSPIEKGKSSRSVQQEKEQLPTIPSGPSLGDFVLWRGEPTSPSPSPAWTIDSGKVHKPLSLRDILKEQEQFTTPQKSQPAKSAQSSGPSRTISTPSKVASSSHINSQAFHSIYKGDDDMFSGAIEQSKLETMQYKFPRILLEAIKIRSRDVSD from the exons ATGGACAGTTGCAGGTTGGTGGAATACGAATGGAGAATTTGCATGTGGAACCTTCTCCACG CTAAAAGGAGCCGGAAAAAATCTACAAAATCAAAGGGTTCAGGGTCTAAGATTTCAAAGCCAGTTGCTTCTGGTGAAACACCAATAAGTTCAAGTCCCATTGAAAAGGGAAAAAGCTCTCGCTCTGTGCAGCAGGAGAAAGAACAACTGCCTACTATACCTTCAGGACCCTCTCTGGGAGATTTTGTTCTTTGGAGGGGAGAACCAACAAGCCCATCTCCTTCTCCAGCTTGGACAATTGATTCTGGTAAGGTTCATAAACCACTGTCATTAAGGGACATTCTAAAGGAACAGGAGCAATTTACTACCCCTCAGAAATCACAGCCTGCCAAATCCGCTCAGAGTAGTGGTCCTTCACGGACAATTTCAACTCCATCAAAAGTTGCATCTTCTAGCCACATAAACTCCCAAGCTTTTCATTCAATATACAAAGGGGATGATGACATGTTTTCGGGTGCAATTGAGCAATCTAAGCTAGAAACTATGCA ATACAAGTTTCCTCGAATTTTGCTTGAAGCAATCAAGATCCGAAGCAGAGATGTTTCTGATTGA